The genomic window AGCCGTTTGAAGACGAGGTGCTGATTGAGGCTATCAAACGCGCCGCAAGTCAGCTTGAACAAACCGCGCGTCCCGTCGAAGACGCCGCTGCCCTTTCCGCCAGGCTTGATCTCCTTTCGGAGCGCGAACGCCAGGTTATGTCAGGCGTCGTCGCTGGTTTGCCCAACAAGGCAATCGCCTACGATCTTGGCATCAGCCCCCGCACGGTCGAGGTCCATCGCGCCAATATCATGGCCAAGATGCAGGCCAGGAACCTGCCCGAACTGGTGCGCATGACCATCGCCATGCGCGTCTTCCTCTGACCCTGCTCTGGAGCGGCGACGGCTTAGCCCAGACGACCTTTCTTGATCCACCTCAATGCAGACGGCCGCGAACAATGGGATCAATCACGATTGGTGGCCCTGTCGGGCCGGGTCTTTGGAAAAGTGGATATGGCAACGGCGAATGTACTGGTCGTCGCTCCGGATGCAGCATTCGGGCACTCCATCGCTTTCGCACTGGAAAGCGGCGGCTTCAAGGTCGTCCTCCATCGCTACGTGGATGAGGCCTTTGTGTCGCCGGACGCGCTCGATGCTGCATGCGCGGTCGTTGATGACGACGCGATTGTCGACTGGAAACGGTCGCGCGAACTGTTCGACAGCTTTGGGAAACCTGTCATTCTGTTGCTGAATCTTTTGCGTTCCGCACCCGATCTTCCCGTCGCCAAGCACCTCACGAAGCCGTTCCTCGGTGAACCGTTGATCGAAGCGGTGTTGAACGTGATTGCAGGTCAGCAATGACCCGCTACGTAGTATCCCTTACGAACATAACCGAATTTCGCTCTGTCGGATTATGCGCGAATGATTGCTCATCAACCTGAGGGAGACAATCATGGCCGGCCCGAACACATCGCAGTTCCTATACGACGCACATGATGGGCCCGTCCCAGGCGAGCTACCCTGTCCGCCGTTCGGCCGGGGTGTTCAGCCTCCAGCCTTCTACCCGGCCGGCGCCGAGATTTATGCTCAGGGCGAGACGTGCGGAAGCCTTTACAAGGTCGAGTTCGGCGCAGTGCGGATCTATCGCCTGCTGGCGGATGGCCGTCGCCAGATATCGGCCTTTCATCTCTCCGGGGAGGTCTTCGGCTTCGAAGCCGACACGGTCCATCATTTTTTCGCCGAGGCGATTTGCGCTACCGGCATCCGGACCCTGCGTACGACGTCATCCCAAGGCGATCGTGCGATCGAGCTTCTGCCCATGGCGCTCCGGGGTCTCGTGCGAGCGCAGGAACATCTTCTTGTGCTCGGTCGCCAAAATGCCATCGAACGGGTCGCTGCGTTCCTCGTTGAAATGTGCGAGCGGCAGGGCGGATTGCGGCAGGTCGAGCTACCGATGTCGCGGACCGATATTGCGGATTATCTCGGTCTCACAATCGAGACCGTCTCGCGCGTTTTCTCCAGGCTGAGGCAGAAGGGTGTCATTGGATTGCCAAGTCTGCGCGGCGTGGACATCGTCAAATGGCAAACGCTGCAGGACATGGCGGCATAAGGGACGCCATATGGGAACCGGCCGGTTGCGGGATTCGTTGAATCTGCAACCGCCTCGGCAGCTACGCCGACGCTGGTCTGACGAATTCAAAGCACGGGCGGTGGCCGAGGCACCTGGAGCCAGGCGCGAATGTCTCGGCAATCTCGCGCCGTCTGGACATCCACCCGTCCCAGTTCTTTAACTGGCATCGTGCAGTCCTGAATACTCGGGAGGGTCTGACGGAACCGACCCGCAAGCCTGGCTTGCCGATGTCGTCGCCGCCGCAACGCCGCCATAGCGCGATCGGCCAAGAATACCCGGTCGAAATCCGACAACTGATCAAACAGCCAGCGCCGCGGTGCTCACCGGACGGTTGCGGCCAACGTGTCGGCAGAATGCCTGGAACTCGCCTGGTCGGACGAGGTGATTCGGCGGCGTCACCAAGTCGATGCTGGATCAACCTACGGTGCCACTCTTCATGGCTCGGTAATGGTGTAATTACGCACGCCGCTCCCGGCCGGCAGAGCTTAACCCCTTACGCCTCCAGAGCGTCGCGCCCCGACATGCGCGTGATATGTATGCGGAAGAAAACGTGCGGGGCGTGGTCGGCCGCCGGCGGCAGAGCCGGCTTCAATGCGCCAGGTTCCCACCAGTCGACATGCTTGGAGAGTAGCGACCAAGCGCGTTCGCGCAACCGCTTATGGCCGATCTGATCCGGCAATTCCTCGAAAAGACCTTCGGCAACAACGCTTTGCCAGGTCCGCCCTTCGCCTTTCTCCTCGACCAGAATTGCCACGTTCGGATTGGCTCGCATTGTGTCCAGCTTGCGGCCGGGCATGGTGAATGCATAGGCGCAGTCGTCGGCATAGGCATAGAAGATCGGTACGGCATAGGGCTGATTGTCGCTCGAGCAGGCAAGCCGTGCGAGACGGTTGGCTGCGACAATAGCTGTGCATTGGGCTGCGGAAAGTTCTCGAATAATCATAGCGGTCTCCGTTCAAAAGCGTAACGAAAATGCGGTCAGCCGCGTCCATTATCATTGCCGAGCTATGATTTTGCTCCAGAAATGATGCGGATCAGTCTGATGGCCGCGCACGGCGGGACAGCATCTCATTTTGGGCGGCTGGCATGCCTTCT from Martelella sp. NC20 includes these protein-coding regions:
- a CDS encoding helix-turn-helix domain-containing protein yields the protein MAGPNTSQFLYDAHDGPVPGELPCPPFGRGVQPPAFYPAGAEIYAQGETCGSLYKVEFGAVRIYRLLADGRRQISAFHLSGEVFGFEADTVHHFFAEAICATGIRTLRTTSSQGDRAIELLPMALRGLVRAQEHLLVLGRQNAIERVAAFLVEMCERQGGLRQVELPMSRTDIADYLGLTIETVSRVFSRLRQKGVIGLPSLRGVDIVKWQTLQDMAA
- a CDS encoding pyridoxamine 5'-phosphate oxidase family protein, which translates into the protein MIIRELSAAQCTAIVAANRLARLACSSDNQPYAVPIFYAYADDCAYAFTMPGRKLDTMRANPNVAILVEEKGEGRTWQSVVAEGLFEELPDQIGHKRLRERAWSLLSKHVDWWEPGALKPALPPAADHAPHVFFRIHITRMSGRDALEA